GCAATAAAGTGTTTTTTCATTGCTACCGCTCAAGCCGTGGAATTTGTCGGATAAATCTTTCGAACGGGCGCAAAATCCATGCCCGGGCAGGTCCCGTTCATAATGCGGCGGCGCGGAATTTTCAGCGAATCAGACGTCCAGATACCGCGCCAGTTCCCGCCACGCGGGCCGTTTCGCATCGAGGCCGACCGTGTGCATTCCGCTGCTGGAGGGCAGGGGATGGATCGCGTATTGTGACGCCGCCGGCCCGAGCTGGCGCAGCCCGTGCTTGTACGAGGCGCCGCCATTGAAGCCGATCGCGCGCAGATCGGGCAAAGTTGCGACGAGCGCGGCGAGATCGTTGGCGCTGATATCGCGCAGCGCCGCATCGGTGCTGCCCGTCCGCTGCGCGCTCGCCACCACGTCCCACAACCCGACCCGGCTGGCGAGCAGCCGCGCCAGCCGCGCATCATAGTCGAGCGGCACGAGATCCTCGTCGACCACCCCTGACATCAGCCGCCAGAACTGGTTTTGCGGATTGGCATAATAACGCTGCGCCGCAAGCGACTGTTCCCCCGGCAGGCTGCCGAGCACCAGCACGCGCACGCGGGGATCGACCACGGGCGGAAAAGACTGTTTGAACGCCAGCTCAGGCCGCCGCGACGAGATCGGTACGGGCGAAATCGTCGCCCTTGAACAGCAAGGGCTCGCCGGTCGCCTTGGCGAGGGCATAGGCGAAACAATCGCCGAAGTTGAGCCGCGCGGGGTGGCCGGTGCCGATGCCGTAAGTTCGGTACGCGGCC
This genomic stretch from Sphingomonas panacis harbors:
- a CDS encoding DNA-deoxyinosine glycosylase: MVDPRVRVLVLGSLPGEQSLAAQRYYANPQNQFWRLMSGVVDEDLVPLDYDARLARLLASRVGLWDVVASAQRTGSTDAALRDISANDLAALVATLPDLRAIGFNGGASYKHGLRQLGPAASQYAIHPLPSSSGMHTVGLDAKRPAWRELARYLDV